One window of the Sparus aurata chromosome 7, fSpaAur1.1, whole genome shotgun sequence genome contains the following:
- the arf3a gene encoding ADP-ribosylation factor 3a: MGNIFGNLLKSLIGKKEMRILMVGLDAAGKTTILYKLKLGEIVTTIPTIGFNVETVEYKNISFTVWDVGGQDKIRPLWRHYFQNTQGLIFVVDSNDRERVNEAREELMRMLAEDELRDAVLLVFANKQDLPNAMNAAEITDKLGLHSLRHRNWYIQATCATSGDGLYEGLDWLANQLKNKK; this comes from the exons ATGGGAAACATCTTTGGGAACCTGTTGAAGAGCCTGATAGGCAAAAAGGAGATGAGGATTCTCATGGTGGGTCTAGACGCTGCTGGGAAAACCACCATCCTCTACAAGCTGAAGCTGGGGGAGATCGTGACCACCATTCCCACGATCG GTTTCAATGTAGAGACAGTGGAGTACAAGAACATCAGCTTCACCGTGTGGGACGTGGGCGGCCAGGACAAGATCCGTCCCCTGTGGAGACACTACTTCCAGAACACCCAGG GTTTGATCTTTGTGGTGGACAGCAATGATCGTGAGCGTGTGAATGAAGCTCGGGAGGAGCTGATGAGGATGCTGGCTGAAGACGAGCTGCGGGATGCTGTTCTTCTCGTCTTTGCCAACAAACAG GACCTGCCCAATGCCATGAACGCCGCAGAGATCACAGACAAGCTGGGCCTGCACTCCCTACGCCACCGTAACTGGTACATCCAAGCCACCTGTGCCACCAGCGGAGATGGTCTCTACGAGGGCCTTGACTGGCTGGCCAATCAGCTGAAGAACAAGAAGTGA
- the wnt10b gene encoding protein Wnt-10b isoform X2, translated as MEMLGGHGHCDAGWLLLWNRHLPKRVLCNDILSLKVAGDPVLTPNSVCLRLAGLSKRQMRMCVRSPDVTASALQGIQVAIHECQHQLRDQRWNCSTLEGLGKLPHHNTILNRGFRESAFSLALLAAGVAHSVASACSMGKLRGCGCEAKRRQDDDKIRLKLSQLQLQTLQKGGVGLGMTRSLPSELNGNHGDLPANLRPAHPSALLKPLPDELSSMQETWEWGGCSHDVRFGDRFSRDWLDSRGSPRDIHARMRIHNNRVGRQLVTDNMKRKCKCHGTSGSCQFKTCWHVSPEFRVVGSLLKEKFLSAIFVNSQNKNNGVFNPRTGNGASGSTAGLNGGRRRSMSRELVYFEKSPDFCERDMSVDSPGTQGRICNKTSYGTDSCGSLCCGRGHNILKQTRSERCNCRFHWCCYVLCEECRLTEWVNVCK; from the exons ATGGAGATGTTAGGAGGCCACGGCCATTGTGATGCTGGGTGGCTGTTACTCTGGAACCGCCATCTGCCGAAAAG gGTGCTGTGTAATGATATCCTCAGCCTGAAGGTGGCAGGAGATCCAGTTCTTACCCCTAACTCAGTGTGCCTGAGGCTGGCAGGCCTCAGTAAACGTCAGATGCGGATGTGTGTGCGGAGCCCCGATGTGACAGCCTCCGCTCTGCAGGGCATCCAGGTGGCCATCCATGAATGCCAGCACCAGCTCCGGGACCAGCGCTGGAACTGCTCCACACTGGAGGGCCTTGGCAAGCTTCCCCACCACAACACCATCCTCAACAGGG GTTTTCGCGAGAGTGCCTTCTCCCTGGCCTTGTTGGCAGCGGGTGTGGCTCACTCTGTGGCCTCGGCCTGCAGCATGGGCAAGCTGCGGGGGTGTGGCTGCGAGGCCAAGCGTCGGCAGGACGATGACAAGATCCGGCTGAAACTctcacagctgcagctgcagaccCTGCAAAAGGGCGGGGTAGGCCTGGGCATGACACGGTCATTACCCTCAGAGCTAAACGGTAACCATGGAGATCTGCCCGCTAACCTGCGCCCTGCCCACCCCTCCGCCCTGCTCAAGCCTTTGCCAGATGAGCTGAGCTCCATGCAGGAGACCTGGGAGTGGGGGGGCTGCAGTCATGACGTCCGTTTCGGTGACCGGTTTTCCAGAGACTGGCTCGACTCCCGCGGGTCTCCACGAGACATCCACGCTCGCATGAGAATCCACAACAACCGGGTTGGGCGACAG TTAGTGACAGACAACATGAAGAGGAAGTGCAAATGTCATGGCACATCAGGGAGCTGCCAGTTTAAGACCTGCTGGCATGTGTCTCCAGAGTTCCGGGTTGTGGGTTCTCTGCTCAAGGAAAAGTTCCTGTCAGCCATCTTTGTCAACTCCCAGAACAAGAACAATGGGGTGTTCAACCCTCGAACAGGAAATGGCGCCAGCGGCAGCACAGCAGGACTCAACGGAGGTCGCCGTCGAAGCATGTCCAGAGAGCTGGTGTACTTTGAGAAGTCTCCTGACTTCTGTGAGCGTGACATGTCCGTGGACTCTCCGGGTACACAAGGACGCATCTGCAACAAAACCAGCTACGGTACAGACAGCTGCGGCTCGCTGTGCTGCGGCCGCGGacacaacatcctgaaacagACACGCAGTGAGCGCTGCAACTGCAGGTTCCACTGGTGTTGCTACGTGCTGTGCGAAGAATGTCGTCTCACGGAGTGGGTCAACGTGTGCAAGTAG
- the wnt10b gene encoding protein Wnt-10b isoform X1 → MQTGFGCQMLGIMDRTAKGKMERCVCSQPRRHASCGRSVDDEAMEMLGGHGHCDAGWLLLWNRHLPKRVLCNDILSLKVAGDPVLTPNSVCLRLAGLSKRQMRMCVRSPDVTASALQGIQVAIHECQHQLRDQRWNCSTLEGLGKLPHHNTILNRGFRESAFSLALLAAGVAHSVASACSMGKLRGCGCEAKRRQDDDKIRLKLSQLQLQTLQKGGVGLGMTRSLPSELNGNHGDLPANLRPAHPSALLKPLPDELSSMQETWEWGGCSHDVRFGDRFSRDWLDSRGSPRDIHARMRIHNNRVGRQLVTDNMKRKCKCHGTSGSCQFKTCWHVSPEFRVVGSLLKEKFLSAIFVNSQNKNNGVFNPRTGNGASGSTAGLNGGRRRSMSRELVYFEKSPDFCERDMSVDSPGTQGRICNKTSYGTDSCGSLCCGRGHNILKQTRSERCNCRFHWCCYVLCEECRLTEWVNVCK, encoded by the exons ATGCAGACAG GCTTTGGCTGCCAGATGCTGGGGATAATGGATAGAACTGCGAAAGGGAAGAtggagaggtgtgtgtgcagccagcCACGCAGACATGCAA GTTGTGGCAGGTCGGTAGATGATGAAGCGATGGAGATGTTAGGAGGCCACGGCCATTGTGATGCTGGGTGGCTGTTACTCTGGAACCGCCATCTGCCGAAAAG gGTGCTGTGTAATGATATCCTCAGCCTGAAGGTGGCAGGAGATCCAGTTCTTACCCCTAACTCAGTGTGCCTGAGGCTGGCAGGCCTCAGTAAACGTCAGATGCGGATGTGTGTGCGGAGCCCCGATGTGACAGCCTCCGCTCTGCAGGGCATCCAGGTGGCCATCCATGAATGCCAGCACCAGCTCCGGGACCAGCGCTGGAACTGCTCCACACTGGAGGGCCTTGGCAAGCTTCCCCACCACAACACCATCCTCAACAGGG GTTTTCGCGAGAGTGCCTTCTCCCTGGCCTTGTTGGCAGCGGGTGTGGCTCACTCTGTGGCCTCGGCCTGCAGCATGGGCAAGCTGCGGGGGTGTGGCTGCGAGGCCAAGCGTCGGCAGGACGATGACAAGATCCGGCTGAAACTctcacagctgcagctgcagaccCTGCAAAAGGGCGGGGTAGGCCTGGGCATGACACGGTCATTACCCTCAGAGCTAAACGGTAACCATGGAGATCTGCCCGCTAACCTGCGCCCTGCCCACCCCTCCGCCCTGCTCAAGCCTTTGCCAGATGAGCTGAGCTCCATGCAGGAGACCTGGGAGTGGGGGGGCTGCAGTCATGACGTCCGTTTCGGTGACCGGTTTTCCAGAGACTGGCTCGACTCCCGCGGGTCTCCACGAGACATCCACGCTCGCATGAGAATCCACAACAACCGGGTTGGGCGACAG TTAGTGACAGACAACATGAAGAGGAAGTGCAAATGTCATGGCACATCAGGGAGCTGCCAGTTTAAGACCTGCTGGCATGTGTCTCCAGAGTTCCGGGTTGTGGGTTCTCTGCTCAAGGAAAAGTTCCTGTCAGCCATCTTTGTCAACTCCCAGAACAAGAACAATGGGGTGTTCAACCCTCGAACAGGAAATGGCGCCAGCGGCAGCACAGCAGGACTCAACGGAGGTCGCCGTCGAAGCATGTCCAGAGAGCTGGTGTACTTTGAGAAGTCTCCTGACTTCTGTGAGCGTGACATGTCCGTGGACTCTCCGGGTACACAAGGACGCATCTGCAACAAAACCAGCTACGGTACAGACAGCTGCGGCTCGCTGTGCTGCGGCCGCGGacacaacatcctgaaacagACACGCAGTGAGCGCTGCAACTGCAGGTTCCACTGGTGTTGCTACGTGCTGTGCGAAGAATGTCGTCTCACGGAGTGGGTCAACGTGTGCAAGTAG
- the wnt10b gene encoding protein Wnt-10b isoform X3, translating to MELSNKLRWDQFLILAAALLSPALTVLCNDILSLKVAGDPVLTPNSVCLRLAGLSKRQMRMCVRSPDVTASALQGIQVAIHECQHQLRDQRWNCSTLEGLGKLPHHNTILNRGFRESAFSLALLAAGVAHSVASACSMGKLRGCGCEAKRRQDDDKIRLKLSQLQLQTLQKGGVGLGMTRSLPSELNGNHGDLPANLRPAHPSALLKPLPDELSSMQETWEWGGCSHDVRFGDRFSRDWLDSRGSPRDIHARMRIHNNRVGRQLVTDNMKRKCKCHGTSGSCQFKTCWHVSPEFRVVGSLLKEKFLSAIFVNSQNKNNGVFNPRTGNGASGSTAGLNGGRRRSMSRELVYFEKSPDFCERDMSVDSPGTQGRICNKTSYGTDSCGSLCCGRGHNILKQTRSERCNCRFHWCCYVLCEECRLTEWVNVCK from the exons ATGGAGCTATCAAACAAACTCCGTTGGGACCAATTCCTGATTTTGGCAGCAGCGCTTCTGTCACCTGCATTAAC gGTGCTGTGTAATGATATCCTCAGCCTGAAGGTGGCAGGAGATCCAGTTCTTACCCCTAACTCAGTGTGCCTGAGGCTGGCAGGCCTCAGTAAACGTCAGATGCGGATGTGTGTGCGGAGCCCCGATGTGACAGCCTCCGCTCTGCAGGGCATCCAGGTGGCCATCCATGAATGCCAGCACCAGCTCCGGGACCAGCGCTGGAACTGCTCCACACTGGAGGGCCTTGGCAAGCTTCCCCACCACAACACCATCCTCAACAGGG GTTTTCGCGAGAGTGCCTTCTCCCTGGCCTTGTTGGCAGCGGGTGTGGCTCACTCTGTGGCCTCGGCCTGCAGCATGGGCAAGCTGCGGGGGTGTGGCTGCGAGGCCAAGCGTCGGCAGGACGATGACAAGATCCGGCTGAAACTctcacagctgcagctgcagaccCTGCAAAAGGGCGGGGTAGGCCTGGGCATGACACGGTCATTACCCTCAGAGCTAAACGGTAACCATGGAGATCTGCCCGCTAACCTGCGCCCTGCCCACCCCTCCGCCCTGCTCAAGCCTTTGCCAGATGAGCTGAGCTCCATGCAGGAGACCTGGGAGTGGGGGGGCTGCAGTCATGACGTCCGTTTCGGTGACCGGTTTTCCAGAGACTGGCTCGACTCCCGCGGGTCTCCACGAGACATCCACGCTCGCATGAGAATCCACAACAACCGGGTTGGGCGACAG TTAGTGACAGACAACATGAAGAGGAAGTGCAAATGTCATGGCACATCAGGGAGCTGCCAGTTTAAGACCTGCTGGCATGTGTCTCCAGAGTTCCGGGTTGTGGGTTCTCTGCTCAAGGAAAAGTTCCTGTCAGCCATCTTTGTCAACTCCCAGAACAAGAACAATGGGGTGTTCAACCCTCGAACAGGAAATGGCGCCAGCGGCAGCACAGCAGGACTCAACGGAGGTCGCCGTCGAAGCATGTCCAGAGAGCTGGTGTACTTTGAGAAGTCTCCTGACTTCTGTGAGCGTGACATGTCCGTGGACTCTCCGGGTACACAAGGACGCATCTGCAACAAAACCAGCTACGGTACAGACAGCTGCGGCTCGCTGTGCTGCGGCCGCGGacacaacatcctgaaacagACACGCAGTGAGCGCTGCAACTGCAGGTTCCACTGGTGTTGCTACGTGCTGTGCGAAGAATGTCGTCTCACGGAGTGGGTCAACGTGTGCAAGTAG
- the wnt1 gene encoding protein Wnt-1 — translation MRSLALLLGVKAACILLVSSLSGTGAVNNSGRWWGIVNVASSSNLLTNSKNVQLVLDPSLALLSRRQRRLIRQNPGILHAIAAGLHTAIKECKWQFRNRRWNCPTTHSPAIFGKIVNRGCRETAFIFAITSAGVTHAVARSCSEGAIESCTCDYRRRGPGGPDWHWGGCSDNVDFGRMFSREFVDSSERGRDLRYLTNLHNNEAGRMTVSSEMRQECKCHGMSGSCTVRTCWMRLPSFRTVGDFLKDRFDGASRVVYANKGSNRASHRADPRHLEPENPAHKPPSAMDLVYFEKSPNFCSYNGKTGTLGTSGRTCNSSSPGLDGCELLCCGRGFKTRTESVTERCHCTFHWCCHVSCLNCTSTRTLHQCL, via the exons ATGAGGAGCCTGGCGCTGCTGTTAGGGGTGAAAGCCGCTTGCATCCTGCTGGTGTCTTCGCTCTCGGGCACAGGGGCCGTCAACAACAGCGGCCGGTGGTG GGGTATTGTCAATGTTGCCTCCTCGTCCAACCTCCTCACCAATTCCAAGAACGTGCAGTTGGTCCTGGATCCAAGCCTGGCCCTACTGAGTCGTCGCCAGCGCCGGCTGATTCGGCAGAATCCTGGCATCTTGCATGCCATCGCTGCTGGGCTGCACACTGCCATAAAGGAGTGCAAGTGGCAGTTCCGCAACCGCCGCTGGAACTGCCCGACCACCCACAGCCCAGCAATTTTTGGCAAAATCGTCAATCGTG GTTGCCGAGAAACCGCATTTATATTTGCCATCACCAGTGCAGGGGTGACCCATGCTGTGGCCCGCTCCTGCTCAGAAGGTGCCATTGAGTCGTGCACATGCGATTATCGCCGTAGAGGTCCTGGAGGGCCAGACTGGCATTGGGGGGGCTGCAGCGACAATGTGGACTTTGGCCGGATGTTCAGCCGTGAGTTTGTGGACTCCAGTGAGAGGGGCAGAGATCTGCGCTACCTCACCAACCTACACAACAATGAGGCTGGCAGAATG actGTATCATCAGAGATGCGTCAGGAGTGTAAGTGCCACGGCATGTCAGGCTCCTGCACTGTGCGCACCTGTTGGATGCGTCTGCCCAGCTTCCGCACAGTTGGAGACTTCCTGAAAGACCGCTTTGATGGTGCATCCAGAGTTGTTTATGCCAACAAGGGGAGCAATCGTGCCTCTCACAGAGCTGATCCCCGACACTTGGAGCCTGAAAACCCGGCTCACAAACCCCCCTCAGCCATGGACCTGGTCTATTTTGAGAAATCTCCGAACTTCTGCTCATACAATGGCAAAACTGGCACTTTGGGAACTTCTGGGAGAACATGCAACAGCTCTTCTCCGGGCCTGGATGGATGTGAGCTACTGTGCTGCGGACGTGGGTTTAAGACCCGGACGGAGAGTGTGACTGAACGTTGCCACTGCACCTTCCACTGGTGCTGTCATGTCAGCTGCTTGAACTGCACCAGTACACGGACGTTACACCAGTGTCTATGA